Proteins encoded in a region of the Xiphophorus couchianus chromosome 11, X_couchianus-1.0, whole genome shotgun sequence genome:
- the LOC114152753 gene encoding sodium/hydrogen exchanger 6-like, whose protein sequence is MGFTPRRFMGSKPPKASLLLPFLLPVLLVGGQGDENAALDNVVTERMAEESHRQDSAYLLIFIMLLTLTILTIWLFKHRRFRFLHETGLAMIYGLLVGVILRFGIHVPQSMSDTVLECAVNASPATLLVNVSGRFYEYTLKGEVSRGKDNQVQDDEMLRKVTFDPEVFFNILLPPIIFHAGYSLKRRHFFRNIGSILTYAFMGTVISCFVIGLIMYGFVSFMKVVGQLGGDFFFTDCLFFGAIVSATDPVTVLAIFNELKVDVDLYALLFGESVLNDAVAIVLSSSVVAYQPAGDNSHSFEAMAVLKSFGIFLGVFSGSFSLGVATGVMTAFVTKFTKLRDFPLLETGLFFLMSWSTFLLAEACGMTGVVAVLFCGITQAHYTYNNLSRDSQDRTKQLFELLNFLAENFIFSYMGLTLFSFQSHVFNPMFIIGAFLAVFLGRAANIYPLSFLLNLGRKNKIGMNFQHVMMFAGLRGAMTFALSIRDTATYARQMMFSTTLLIVFFTVWICGGGTTPMLSFMSIPVGVDSDQEHSSSAVLDGSQRRSTKHESAWPFRIWYNFDHNYLKPLLTHSGPPLTATLPACCGPLARCLTSPQAYENEGPLHDDDSDFILNDANVSSMYADVTVSTDASGSRTINPKHSGAGPFKDSRDGELDSVERDVAIRGTRLVLPMDDPLEPPTTVTLPPPPSPPLSEPHRHRL, encoded by the exons ATGGGATTCACACCGAGGCGCTTCATGGGTTCCAAACCGCCCAAAGCATCTCTTTTGCTGCCTTTCCTGCTACCGGTCCTACTCGTCGGTGGCCAAGGCGACGAGAACGCCGCTCTGGATAATGTCGTTACCGAGAGGATGGCCGAGGAGAGCCACCGACAAGATAGTGCCTATTTGCTCATATTCATAATGCTACTAACGCTCACCATCCTCACCATATGGCTCTTCAAGCACCGCCGCTTCAGGTTCCTGCACGAAACAGGGCTTGCTATGATCTACG GTCTCTTGGTGGGTGTGATCCTGCGCTTTGGCATTCATGTGCCCCAAAGCATGAGCGACACGGTCCTCGAATGTGCCGTCAACGCCAGCCCTGCCACTCTGCTGGTCAACGTCAGCGGAAGATTCTATGAATATACGCTTAAGGGGGAAGTAAGCCGGGGAAAAGACAACCAAGTGCAGGATGATGAGATGCTGCGAAAG gtgacctttgacccagaggtgtttttcaacattttactgCCTCCCATAATCTTCCATGCAGGTTACAGTCTGAAAAGG AGacattttttcagaaacattggCTCCATCCTGACCTATGCTTTCATGGGAACTGTCATATCCTGCTTTGTTATTGG GCTCATCATGTATGGCTTTGTGTCCTTCATGAAAGTTGTGGGTCAGCTTGGGGGggattttttctttactgactgCCTCTTTTTTGGGGCCATTGTCTCGGCAACAGACCCAG TGACCGTTCTGGCAATCTTCAACGAGCTGAAGGTAGACGTGGATCTGTACGCTCTGCTGTTTGGGGAGAGCGTTCTCAACGATGCTGTGGCCATCGTCCTCTCGTC CTCCGTTGTGGCATACCAGCCTGCGGGGGACAACAGCCACAGCTTCGAAGCCATGGCTGTGCTGAAATCCTTCGGCATCTTCCTGGGTGTCTTCAGTGGATCTTTTTCTCTTGGTGTGGCTACTGGAGTCATGACTGCTTTT GTGACAAAGTTTACTAAGCTGAGGGACTTCCCTTTACTGgaaactggtttatttttccTGATGTCCTGGAGCACCTTTCTGTTGGCAGAGGCCTGCGGGATGACAG gtgTTGTGGCGGTGCTGTTCTGTGGGATCACGCAGGCTCATTACACCTACAACAATCTTTCTCGTGATTCTCAAGACAGGACTAAACAG ttgtttgagCTGTTGAACTTCCTGGCAGAAAACTTCATCTTTTCCTACATGGGTCTGACGCTCTTCTCCTTTCAGTCACACGTTTTCAACCCGATGTTCATCATCGGAGCCTTC TTGGCCGTATTTCTGGGCAGGGCTGCAAACATCTACCCCTTGTCCTTCCTGCTCAACCTGGGCCGTAAAAACAAGATTGGAATGAACTTTCAACATGTTATGATGTTTGCAG GTCTGCGTGGGGCGATGACTTTCGCTCTGTCTATCCGGGACACAGCTACTTACGCCCGTCAGATGATGTTTTCGACCACCCTGCTGATTGTGTTCTTCACTGTGTGGATCTGTGGAGGGGGGACTACGCCCATGCTGTCTTTCATGAGCATACC AGTGGGAGTGGATTCCGATCAAGAGCACTCC AGTTCAGCGGTGTTGGATGGGTCGCAGAGGAGAAGCACCAAGCATGAGAGCGCCTGGCCCTTCAGGATCTGGTATAACTTCGACCACAA CTACCTGAAGCCCCTCCTGACTCACAGCGGGCCCCCTCTCACTGCTACTCTGCCGGCTTGCTGTGGCCCCCTGGCACGATGCCTCACCAGTCCACAGGCCTATGAG AACGAAGGGCCGCTTCACGACGATGACTCCGACTTCATCCTGAACGACGCCAACGTCAGCTCCATGTACGCCGACGTCACCGTCAGCACTGACGCATCCGGGTCCCGCACCATCAACCCTAAGCACTCCGGCGCCGGGCCGTTCAAAGATAGCCGGGATGGTGAGCTGGACTCGGTGGAGCGAGACGTGGCGATCCGCGGCACGCGGCTTGTCCTGCCGATGGACGACCCTTTGGAGCCCCCAACAACCGTCACCCTCCCACCTCCGCCCTCGCCCCCACTCTCCGAACCTCACAGGCACAGACTGTAA